The genomic interval gatggatagatagatatattttcatttcccagTGTCCGTGTGGTCCTCACCAGATCTCCCGATGTCCAGGTGAGCGAACACCATGTCTCCACGGTGACAAAacccttcttttttccttctgtgaaGGAGCATGGGGAGTCCAGGGTGTGAACACACGGGCTGCACCGCGTGCTCGCCTCTCTACACCAGCCAACCCCACACTAACCCCCGCGTGGCCTGGCCGGACGAGGCGGAGGACGTCAAGCCGCCCCGCAGTCTGCTGGGGCTCCCCGAGCTCAGCTGGCCGGGGGTCCACCTCCCCTGCTACGACCGGTTGGTCATAGAGGAGAACCCCTGGGTGCTGGAGGTGACGGAGGCGCCCGCTCCCGCTGCCACTCCTCCCTACAGGACCGCGGAGCCGGGCCCACCCGCCCCCGGGCAGGAAGCCCCGGATTCCTCCCCCGGAGCGGCGGGGCAGGTGGAGGAGCGCTGTCTGGAGCAGGTCCAGACCATGGTGGTGGGAGAGGTGCTGAAGGACGTGGACACGGCCTGCAAGCTGCTCAACATCTCACCAGGTAGAGCACAAGGCCACAGGCTGATGTCTCCCTATCACACATATTTAAAGTAGAAAATAAACCTGCTGCGCTGGCAGAGGTCGGAGTTTAAACTTCTGAAAACGgaccttttgtttgtttactctGACAGTAATTCATATGTACAGTGACACAACTgatgccccgcccaccttgtgcAAACTCTTCTGTTGACTCAGTTTCATCTTCACTTCTTACGAACTGAGTCGTCAGCCGCAGCCTTTACGATCAAACGAGCCATGCTCGGTTATTTGCCTATGTTGAGGGAGTTCCACTGCACCTACTTTCTTAACTTCTACTCTCATCGTGCAACTACTCCCATCTGTTAGTCAGACAACTTCCTGTCTGCTCACGTCTCCGTCCGTCTCCCCCTGCAGACCCGTCGGACTGGAGCTGCGTGCACGTTCAGAAGTGGCTGCTGTGGACCGAGCACCTGTACCGGCTGCCACAGGTGAGCGCCGTGTTCCAGGAGCTGAGCGGCAGCGACCTGTGCTCCATGACGGAGGCCGACTTCAGGCAACGCTCGCTGCAGTTTGGAGACATGGTGTTCGCTCACCTGGACATCTGGAGATCTGGTGAGGACCACACGGACACTGGGAAATGAaactatctacctatctatctatctatctatctatctatctatctatccatctatccatccatccatccatctatctatctatctatctatctatctatctatctatctatctatctatctatctatctatctattcatctatccatccatccatcaatttaTCCATCCAGCTCtccgtccatctatctatctatagatctatttatccatccatctatccattctTCCATCAATTAATCCATCCATATATCCGTCCGtctatcaatctatccatccatcaatccatccatccatctatccatctatccatctatctatctatcatccatctttCTGCATCAACTCAACTGTAATGTTGGCGACTTGTGAAGCAAACTGctgctggaataaaaaaaaaaatgtttttctttagcTGCAGCGATGAAGGAGCGCTGTCCGCCAGAGGAGAGCAAATCTGGTGAGTTTTGACTTGATGCAGGTTCAGAAAGCCGCAGTGATTATGATGAGCTGAGgttaaaaacaaagtgaagtgaTGAAGTTAAGTTCATTTAGTGTTCTCTCTCATGTCAGCGGCGGACGATGACTCCTGGTCGGAGGTGATGTGTAACTACCCCAGTCAGCCCATCCACCTGTGGCAGTTCCTTCAGGAGCTGCTCCTCAAACCGCACAACTACAGTCGCTGCATCAGCTGGCTCAACAAAGAGAAAGGTAACGGGACCGAGTTACAGAACAGTCAATCACAGGGACTCATCTACTGTCCACATGATACTGTACGCTCATCATAAGATTGATCCTTGTCGCATGTTTATGAGGCTTTGTCATATTTCAGACGGCATCCGAAGCTACTGGACGTTATCCTACATTTACCACACAAATCGCGTTAAGCCTTTTCCTTATATGGGCTTCTATTGGGAAAcgcttaatgtaagataacgtccataattataggatttcggTTTTAATTTTTTGGACTGTAGTAATGggtttatgacgaagcatatctgagagaaatttggtgattagGGGTTAGGGCCCAAGGGTGGGCGGGGGGCTTTAAAGCCTGGAATTGGTATTTTTTCTTAGTAATAAGTGTCTGCCAAAACATtagataaatttaaaaaaaaagtctaaatacattggttgagagactgaactatgtatttcaaaaaatagtggaggttctctgagggcccaTCACGACTCGGCATGAGACTCTgtcagctaatctactgaccagtAACTTCGTCATGTCTTCCCTCAAAAAATAAAGTCTGTGTCCCCGAAGAGAAAGAAtaggaaagaaagagattttaaaaacaagccaagggaaaaaaaatgttaatttatttcaaagatACGAGGCTTgctattagcaaactcctactatGACagatagctagctagctagcagctacctagctgagatcgacccagctgctattgctagctaaCTTATTGTAACTTTTCgtacctgaatacagtaggagttagctagttacttttagaacacacacacacacacacaacagtatCATACATTTATCAGCTTATGTAAAGCGCCCAGAATTGGGTGGTACGCCCCTGCATGTTAGCACGCttacatttgcttttatttcaaagCTAGCACCACTAGCATGGCCGCAGACTCTCTCGTCCACCAAACCcgagtcatttttctttcttcctccccgaAGGGATTTTCAAAATCGAGGACTCGGCTCAGGTGGCCAAGCTGTGGGGCATCAGGAAGAACCGGCCGGCGATGAACTATGACAAGCTGAGCCGCTCCATACGCCAGTACTACAAGAAGGGGATCATCCGAAAGCCCGACGTGTCGCGCCGACTCGTCTACCAGTTCGTCAAACCCGTATGACGACGGGgaacccgccgccgccgccgctcagaCGCCACTGGGACTCATGACCAACCGAGGATATATGCTGGACATACAGAGAGAAGGGGCGTGAACTCTGGAGCTCATTGGTTTTTGTTATACCCGATGTTTTCATACTTAATTGTAAAGACTGCCTACCGAAAACATGCACTCCTGCCTATTATGACTTTCCTCTATTTTGTATAATTCTTAGAAAGTGGATTTAGTTTTGTTCGTCTCTTTGAGtgtggaaacatttcaaaagaattTGCTGCACAGAGTTCGATGGAAGGATACCTGAAGGCAGCAGTTATCTCGACTAAGGACGGAGGCTGGAAACATCTCTCTGCCGATGACATGGCTGTTTCCTAAAGTTCAAGAAACAAAATCTTCCTTTGTCAACTAAAGTGTGACTGTAGGTGCTCGTAGGCCAATTCAGTTTGAGCCGGTccttgtgctaagctaggctaatcgGCTGAGCTACACTGTACGGTTGCGGTTGTACTGTAGGGCTACGAACGCCATGAGGgaatcgcaacgtgattggttgtacagtcgATTCATATTTCCTTCGCCTCCGACAGTGTCGTCATAAAGATTtagttgtgatttattttcgAAAACCAACATATTCTTAATTTGGACAAACCTCCGTCGGCTGCTGGCTCCAGCTACATGTTAATCATTCATAAAGACGTTATTCCCAGGTGTCGAGAACATTTAGAAGTTGCGCAACAATTGCAAAAGTAagtgattattttattaaacCTGCCGTGATAAATATTCCTATCCATTTCTTTTATGAGGGTTTATCTTTATGATCTACATTAAAGCTATGAATCATAACCTCGAGATGTGCatgttcatactgtacacaagAAAAAATCACACGGACACTAACGTTTTCAACAAATCTGTTTCCCCTTTCATAACCAATATCGCAATATTGACACCATCACAACAAATCTGATTCTGGGTTTTTCATCACTATTTCATCAATATTTTTCTGTGaccataatcattttttatgcatatttaaatgaacTTCTTGTTACATCAAGATGAACAGGCACTACACCAGTTAGGAGATAAAAGTACATCACTAACTATGAACATACATCTTCTAGACCGCTAATATACAGTAGGGGGGTTCCCACAGCGTGAGCCGCCGTCCCCTGTGTGCATAAGGAAGAGATcgtcaacataaaaaaaagcatttacatATACACCTTTTTACTGCCTCAACGTGGTTAGGTCTCATTTTTCAAACTCAACACAGTTGTACAGTTACAATAGAATATAATCTTTAAATTACATCATCATATACAAATCTTGACAGCGTGGGATAACGTCACGCTTATTTATGATATACCGACAGTTCCGTCGCGACGGAATTCGTACGATATGGTTCCTAATATACTTTATATGTTTTTCCATTGctgttattaaaatgaaacacgTTGACATTACACTACATTTTGTCTTTATAGTCAAtcacttgcattttttttttttttttttacttttaatttttttaagttacatTTACACAACTCATACACACTGGATGAAGATGTTTCCCCAAAAATACTAACCTGGTAAAAGTGGATCGTGCGTTTGCACTTGCATGTGTCGTGTGTttactgaatgtgtgtgcgtgtgcgtgcgcgcgcgtatgtgtgtgtgtgtgtgtgtgcatgtgcgtgtgtgtgtgtgagtgtgtgtgttgcgcgtgtgcgtgcgtgtgtgtgtgtgtgtgtgtgtgtgtgtgtgtgtgtgagtgtgtgtgtgtgtgtgtgtgtgtgagagtgtgtgtgtgtgtgagtgtgtgttgcgcgcgtgcgtgcgtgcgtgcgtgcgtgcgtgcgtgcgtgtgtgtgtgtgtgtgtgtgtgtgtgtgtgtgtgtgtgtgtgtgtgtgttgcgcgtgtgtgtgtgtgttgcgcgCGCGGGACAGCGTGATGATGACAGGAGTCCTTTTTGCTATGCTGGACAGCTTTACTCTAAGACACAACTTGTGAGCTGGTGATGTGTTTCTCCTCACGTGTGAGACCCCAAACCCGTCGAATTCCTGTTTccagacacacagagctaaACACATCTGACAGCGGTCGGTTCTGGTGAAAATTTAAGACCCAACACGACGACTaagttattataaaaaataaaaaaaagcatctccCTTTTGTCTAAATCAGAGATTTTGGGTGCAACTTGAAGCGAGACCACTAAAGTACGTCAGCATCCGATGGGACGCCAGCAAATTCCTGCTATTAATTTAGTTTCTACGGCAACAAGTTGAAGATTTCAAAAAGACACCGTGTCGTACgtggttgtgttttttgcagaCAGACGGAGTTTGGGTGGACTGACTGGGAGGCAGCTACAAGTTGATCCTCACTGAAGCTGTGtcgtatatatatttgtgatatATATTTGTGATATGTGGAAGTTATTGCATGGAGAAGAAAACGTGCGGGTGGATGATGGTACGTACGGGGTCCTTCTTTGGCTCAGCAGGGAAACAGGGGGCCACGTAACTAACTGCTGCTTTACACTAGTTAGGGCTTCGACTGAGAAGAAGCATGTTGGAGACAACACGGCCTCGTTCGAAAAGCCCAAAACACGAGTACATTCATGTCCCGTTGAAGAGGCTTCCGTCTGCAGCACAGTGACGCACCGACGCGCCTCCTCCGTTGGGCCTCGCGCTCTGGAAGAACATTGTTCACAACCCTCAGAGACAGACGAGCGGGTCCGGGGAAAGAATCGCTCCCGTCTCTCGATCGCAGTGctggttgctgttttttttcaaatgagaccTGAATCACTGAAACCGAACTGCACAGACTCTCATTTTCCTTTCCGTGGATTTTGCATGGAAATGACGTTGTCAGATGATTTTGCGATGCtcagaaaaataagaagaagaagaaatctatgttcaaaaccaaaaccccaaaaagaaacataaaaccAGTTCATCGGCAAGCTTCCTCTCGTGAGGCGCGCGCGCGTCCAGGAGCGTGTGATGCCggagaaaacaaaatccaaagcGACCTCTGCAGTTGCAGCTGAAGTGTTGCATCAGGTTGTCGTAGCCCACGAGAGGCTGCAGGGATTCAGGGAATGCACGTTGTTGCATGAGCACATGCTGCTATGCAAACGCTAGAAACagtcaaaaaaacacagagcactgcacacacacacacacacacacacgcacgcacgcacgcacacgcacgcacgcgaaCCGGAACAGAGGCTGGACCGAGTCACGAAGAAAAgaacggaaaaagaaaagaaagaagaaaataaagaaacagaggaTACCGTTTGTGGTACTTTTAAACACGACACAGCATTCCTGATGAGAGGATGACGACCGACCACACAGCATTCAAAATGCTACGCACACAAAAAATGGCGTCAcac from Scophthalmus maximus strain ysfricsl-2021 chromosome 3, ASM2237912v1, whole genome shotgun sequence carries:
- the LOC118317028 gene encoding SAM pointed domain-containing Ets transcription factor-like is translated as MGSPGCEHTGCTACSPLYTSQPHTNPRVAWPDEAEDVKPPRSLLGLPELSWPGVHLPCYDRLVIEENPWVLEVTEAPAPAATPPYRTAEPGPPAPGQEAPDSSPGAAGQVEERCLEQVQTMVVGEVLKDVDTACKLLNISPDPSDWSCVHVQKWLLWTEHLYRLPQVSAVFQELSGSDLCSMTEADFRQRSLQFGDMVFAHLDIWRSAAAMKERCPPEESKSAADDDSWSEVMCNYPSQPIHLWQFLQELLLKPHNYSRCISWLNKEKGIFKIEDSAQVAKLWGIRKNRPAMNYDKLSRSIRQYYKKGIIRKPDVSRRLVYQFVKPV